The Raphanus sativus cultivar WK10039 unplaced genomic scaffold, ASM80110v3 Scaffold2154, whole genome shotgun sequence nucleotide sequence TTTAGCTTCCAATATGAATATTTCTTCCAATGATGCAAGAGGCAACAAAACCGACAGTTTCTTTGAAGATCAATATGCTTACACTCATTATGGCACAGACATGGGCAAGGAATATATTATCTGTGCAGAATCTACTATGGAATCTCCGTGGGTGCTTGGTTGCAATAAGTCTAAAGAAGTTTTTACAAAGATCAATTTTGCTGATTATGGAGATCCTTCCGGCAAGTGTGAACACTATAGACATGGAAATTGCGGCGCAGAAGCTGCCTTG carries:
- the LOC108852776 gene encoding beta-galactosidase 14-like — its product is MDTSHSRRRGYIFLLVLSYSSVLGLASNMNISSNDARGNKTDSFFEDQYAYTHYGTDMGKEYIICAESTMESPWVLGCNKSKEVFTKINFADYGDPSGKCEHYRHGNCGAEAALKVAKKNCVGKNICVFMTSDEMFGASHCNKEAKFFIQLTCKKA